A stretch of Imperialibacter roseus DNA encodes these proteins:
- a CDS encoding MFS transporter, translating into MTRVLTLYKNAFGGLSQAAWILALVMLINRSGSMVVPFLSVYLTASLGFDLEQAGILLSLFGIGSIAGAFIGGWLTDKVGHFWVQFFSLVGGGSLFFFVANLTEFLPLCMGIFSVSAVSEMLRPANSSSVAHYARPENVTRAFSLNRMAINLGYSFGPAVGGILATFSYNLLFVVDGITCISAGVLFFFYFKNKKGNEQKEDENKATSSPLNALKDWRFVLFVLLVLSFATVFFQLFMTLPLYYKEVYKLPESQIGLLIGLNGFIVFLLEMIIVYSVGERLSIRRLVMIGSLLNGLAFIILNLLHSEPILYVAVLIISFAEIMAMPFMATYTVQRSGPKTRGIYMGMYSFAYSAAFVLAPALGTNIVRAFDFTTLWWVCGVLSIGTSLGFFLLLAPVKQKI; encoded by the coding sequence ATGACCAGAGTCTTAACACTTTACAAAAATGCCTTTGGTGGGCTTTCTCAGGCAGCCTGGATTTTGGCGCTTGTGATGCTGATCAACCGTAGTGGGTCGATGGTGGTGCCCTTTCTTAGTGTGTACCTCACAGCCTCTTTGGGCTTTGATTTAGAGCAGGCTGGCATCCTACTAAGCCTTTTCGGAATTGGCTCCATTGCCGGTGCTTTTATCGGAGGGTGGCTTACAGACAAGGTTGGGCACTTCTGGGTACAGTTTTTCAGCCTTGTGGGCGGGGGCAGTTTGTTTTTCTTCGTTGCAAACCTGACGGAATTTTTGCCTTTATGTATGGGTATCTTTTCGGTGAGCGCCGTGTCGGAAATGCTGCGACCGGCCAACTCGTCGTCAGTAGCGCACTATGCCAGGCCCGAAAACGTAACACGGGCTTTCAGTCTCAATAGAATGGCGATTAATCTGGGCTATTCTTTTGGGCCGGCCGTTGGGGGAATTTTGGCGACTTTCTCTTACAACCTACTTTTCGTCGTTGATGGAATCACCTGCATATCGGCTGGGGTGCTTTTCTTCTTCTATTTCAAAAACAAAAAAGGGAACGAACAAAAAGAGGATGAAAACAAAGCCACCTCTTCGCCTCTCAACGCACTGAAAGACTGGCGATTTGTACTTTTTGTTCTTTTGGTGCTGTCATTTGCAACAGTGTTCTTTCAATTGTTCATGACCCTCCCCCTGTATTACAAAGAGGTCTACAAGCTACCCGAGTCACAAATTGGATTACTGATCGGACTCAATGGGTTTATCGTCTTCCTGCTGGAGATGATCATCGTGTACAGCGTGGGTGAGCGATTGAGCATCAGGCGACTGGTGATGATCGGAAGTTTACTCAACGGATTAGCGTTCATTATTCTCAACCTGCTGCACAGCGAGCCCATTCTCTACGTAGCCGTGCTGATCATCAGTTTCGCTGAGATTATGGCCATGCCGTTTATGGCCACCTACACCGTACAAAGATCGGGGCCAAAAACCAGGGGGATTTACATGGGCATGTACTCCTTTGCCTATTCAGCCGCATTTGTGCTGGCGCCTGCGTTGGGCACTAATATTGTCAGAGCATTCGACTTCACCACGCTGTGGTGGGTTTGTGGGGTTCTTTCCATCGGAACATCTCTCGGATTTTTCTTATTGCTGGCCCCGGTAAAACAGAAAATTTAG
- a CDS encoding HAD family hydrolase: protein MKPAALLFDMDGVIVDNHQFHLKAWMEFSKRHGFHLDEVEYKKHINGRTISATMAHFFPDEKNPNVIQALGAEKEEIYRELYAPHQKPTPGLIDFLSRAMDAGIAVGVGSSAPPDNIAFTLDGLDLRKYFSAIVNGSEVSVGKPAPEVYLKLAEKLGAKAEDSIVLEDALSGIEAGKNAGAKVIGLATTHPAHEIIHSDLVINDFNGLTVDKLTSLFK, encoded by the coding sequence ATGAAGCCAGCCGCCTTATTGTTCGACATGGACGGAGTAATCGTAGACAACCACCAATTTCACCTGAAAGCGTGGATGGAGTTTTCAAAGCGACATGGCTTCCACCTTGACGAAGTCGAGTATAAAAAACACATCAACGGAAGAACAATTTCGGCTACTATGGCCCACTTCTTCCCTGATGAAAAAAACCCAAATGTCATTCAGGCTCTTGGTGCCGAAAAAGAAGAGATTTACAGAGAACTATATGCCCCTCATCAGAAACCAACACCCGGCTTGATCGACTTCTTAAGCCGGGCTATGGATGCCGGGATTGCTGTGGGCGTCGGCAGCTCTGCACCACCAGACAATATTGCCTTCACTTTGGATGGCCTCGACCTTCGGAAATACTTCTCCGCAATTGTAAATGGCAGCGAAGTGAGCGTGGGCAAGCCAGCACCTGAGGTCTACCTGAAGCTGGCTGAGAAGCTTGGTGCAAAAGCTGAAGATTCCATTGTGCTGGAAGACGCTCTGTCGGGGATTGAGGCTGGAAAGAATGCTGGCGCAAAAGTGATTGGACTGGCTACCACCCACCCAGCCCATGAAATCATCCATTCAGACCTTGTGATAAACGATTTCAACGGACTCACCGTTGATAAGCTAACGTCTCTTTTTAAGTAA
- a CDS encoding LytR/AlgR family response regulator transcription factor, protein MKVLIVEDEKLSADRLAQMVRKIVPDVEILAQIDSVKRTVEWLASQPAPDLLFLDIQLADGLSFEIFETVEVRVPIIFTTAYDEYAIKAFKVNSVDYLLKPIDDDELKAALMKFKSLTKPSGGSLGLPIDKLESLLAGLAKSYKERFIIKVGDHLKSVEVAEIDHFVSQEKATFIQNREGKRFIIDFTLDQAEALIDPSAFFRINRKYIVSFKSIKDIIAWSNSRLRLVLHNCDDTDVVVAREKVNTFKMWLDR, encoded by the coding sequence ATGAAGGTTTTAATAGTTGAAGACGAAAAGCTGTCGGCCGACAGACTGGCCCAGATGGTCAGAAAGATAGTGCCCGACGTAGAAATTCTCGCCCAGATCGATTCAGTAAAGAGAACAGTGGAGTGGTTAGCCAGCCAGCCAGCTCCCGACTTGTTGTTTCTCGATATTCAGTTGGCCGATGGGCTGAGCTTTGAAATATTCGAGACGGTAGAAGTGAGAGTTCCCATCATTTTCACTACCGCCTACGATGAATACGCCATCAAGGCCTTCAAAGTGAATAGCGTTGATTATTTGTTAAAGCCCATTGACGATGACGAACTGAAAGCGGCCCTCATGAAGTTTAAAAGTTTGACTAAACCGTCCGGAGGTTCGTTAGGTTTGCCGATTGACAAGCTGGAAAGCCTTTTGGCGGGGTTAGCAAAAAGCTACAAAGAAAGATTTATCATTAAGGTGGGCGATCACCTGAAATCTGTTGAGGTGGCTGAAATTGACCATTTTGTAAGTCAGGAGAAAGCCACTTTTATTCAAAACAGGGAAGGTAAAAGGTTTATCATTGACTTTACCCTTGACCAGGCAGAAGCGTTGATCGATCCTTCGGCCTTTTTTAGGATTAACAGGAAGTACATAGTGTCGTTTAAGTCCATTAAGGACATCATTGCCTGGTCCAACAGCCGATTGAGGTTGGTGCTGCATAACTGCGACGACACGGACGTTGTTGTCGCCAGGGAAAAAGTAAATACTTTTAAAATGTGGCTGGATCGTTAA
- the smc gene encoding chromosome segregation protein SMC, translating to MQLTKLEIRGFKSFGDKVVINFDEGITGIVGPNGCGKSNVVDSIRWVLGEQRSRMLRSDKMENVIFNGTKKRKPTNLAEVSLTFNNTKNLLPTEYSQVTITRRYYRSGESEYELNGVTCRLKDISNLFLDTGIASNSYAIIELKMVDDILNDKDNSRRGLFEEAAGISKFKVRKKETLRKLSDTDADLARVEDLLFEIEKNLKSLEKQARQAQQYYKIKEEYKEASIALARKTVEKHQQSFRDGKSKIETENDLKLSLNRQLAEKEAAIEKSKADLIAKEKQLSSRQKALNEHVGKIRSYESEKKIKNERLRFLNDKNENLREQIEQDRKSNERASFSIESLTKEKQVADKILSEVAAKLDRLKGEYDHQKTETAALQEEVNILNRNFRQKREEVYQLTKDLEIKQIQLSTLKQELDKAASDTTEQSANLEEFEIKLQEVGQLRAERQKEIDKLKAEEEAVQSRIESIGKTLEVIKEEGTQVSRKLDARQNEYALTKSLVENLEGFPEAIKFLKKNASWGKDAPLLSDVITCPEEYRITIENFLEPYMNYYIVESEANAYQAINLLSDAAKGKAHFFILEKFDKFKPTSTKIIQNAIPATEVVEFDGKYKKLVSFILDNVYISTNHHTDLPDVDDAIFITKNGKVTRRHYSISGGAVGLFEGKRIGRAKNLEKLAVEIKALNKKLDEIQQSIESNQADLNALKASSKKDKIEALLPDLNQINEEYVSIRTKQEQFSKMLTSNTTKREDIIDRIEVLTEELRTLQPKAEREQDLQKSDEEDLASKNSELQVFQEILSQKSAAFNQENISYHQQENKVASIAQEISFKENTYESSKERIERNQSELKQTEEEIKALVEKAEMNDDELVAMYSEREAIEAGVNEAEKEYYSSRGLIDELEKESREIQRRRESTDLMLMEFQNQLNETKLQLSAVKERLSVEFNIDLDDLLKEKAPEEGEEVKENPFADISDEELREKVSRFKTRIDNIGPINPMAMEAFEEIKERYDFIIKEKDDLIKAKESLISTIGEIDAVARETFLDAFEKIRDNFIKVFRSLFTEEDDCELKLLNPDDPLESPIEIMAKPKGKRPLTINQLSGGEKTLTAISLLFSIYLLKPAPFCIFDEVDAPLDDANIDKFNNIIRTFSKESQFIIVTHNKRTMSSTDIIYGITMIEQGVSRVVPVDLRELA from the coding sequence ATGCAGTTGACGAAACTTGAGATTCGGGGGTTTAAGAGCTTTGGGGATAAAGTGGTGATCAACTTCGATGAAGGCATCACCGGCATCGTTGGTCCAAATGGCTGCGGCAAGTCCAATGTGGTCGATTCCATTCGCTGGGTACTTGGCGAGCAAAGGTCACGCATGCTCCGTTCCGACAAAATGGAGAATGTGATCTTTAACGGAACAAAAAAAAGAAAGCCTACCAACCTGGCCGAAGTTTCTCTCACCTTCAACAACACCAAAAACCTCCTCCCTACCGAATATTCTCAGGTGACCATCACCCGCCGCTACTACAGATCGGGCGAGAGCGAATATGAGTTGAATGGCGTTACGTGCCGACTGAAAGACATTTCCAATCTTTTTCTTGATACCGGGATAGCATCAAACAGCTATGCCATTATCGAGCTTAAGATGGTCGACGATATCCTCAACGACAAAGACAACTCAAGGCGTGGTCTTTTTGAAGAGGCGGCTGGTATCTCAAAATTCAAAGTTAGGAAGAAGGAAACGCTGCGGAAGCTGAGCGACACCGATGCCGACCTGGCCAGGGTAGAAGATCTACTTTTTGAAATAGAAAAGAACCTGAAAAGCCTTGAAAAGCAGGCCCGCCAGGCTCAGCAATACTATAAAATAAAAGAAGAGTACAAGGAGGCCAGCATTGCGCTCGCCAGGAAAACAGTTGAAAAGCATCAGCAATCATTTCGGGATGGCAAGAGCAAAATCGAAACAGAAAATGACCTGAAGCTAAGCCTGAACCGGCAACTTGCAGAGAAAGAAGCGGCTATTGAGAAGTCGAAGGCCGATTTGATCGCCAAAGAAAAGCAACTCAGCTCACGGCAAAAAGCGCTGAATGAGCACGTAGGCAAAATCAGATCGTACGAGAGTGAGAAAAAAATCAAGAACGAAAGGCTCCGCTTCCTGAATGACAAGAATGAAAATCTCAGAGAGCAGATAGAGCAGGACAGAAAAAGCAACGAGCGGGCGTCGTTTTCTATTGAAAGCCTTACCAAAGAAAAGCAGGTAGCCGACAAAATACTTTCTGAAGTAGCAGCCAAACTCGATCGGCTCAAAGGTGAGTATGATCACCAGAAGACTGAAACAGCAGCACTTCAGGAGGAGGTGAATATCCTCAACCGCAACTTCCGCCAGAAACGGGAAGAAGTGTACCAGCTGACAAAAGACTTAGAAATAAAGCAAATTCAGCTGTCCACGCTCAAGCAAGAGCTGGACAAAGCGGCCTCCGACACGACCGAGCAGTCGGCTAACCTGGAGGAATTTGAAATAAAACTACAGGAAGTAGGCCAGCTAAGAGCCGAGAGACAAAAAGAGATCGACAAGCTTAAGGCAGAAGAAGAAGCAGTTCAAAGCAGAATTGAGAGCATTGGCAAAACACTGGAGGTCATCAAAGAAGAAGGCACCCAGGTAAGCCGAAAGCTTGATGCCCGGCAAAATGAGTATGCGCTAACCAAATCGCTGGTAGAGAACCTGGAGGGGTTTCCTGAAGCCATCAAGTTCCTGAAAAAGAACGCTTCCTGGGGAAAAGATGCTCCCCTTCTCTCCGACGTCATCACCTGCCCAGAAGAATACAGGATAACTATCGAGAATTTTCTTGAGCCCTACATGAACTACTATATAGTAGAAAGTGAGGCTAATGCGTACCAGGCTATTAACCTGCTGAGCGACGCCGCCAAAGGCAAGGCCCATTTCTTCATCCTGGAAAAGTTTGACAAGTTCAAGCCTACCAGCACCAAGATCATTCAGAACGCCATTCCGGCCACGGAGGTGGTGGAGTTTGACGGCAAGTACAAGAAGCTGGTCAGCTTTATTCTCGACAACGTTTACATTTCCACCAACCACCACACCGACCTTCCTGATGTAGATGACGCCATTTTCATTACAAAAAATGGAAAGGTTACCCGTCGTCACTATTCCATTTCAGGCGGAGCAGTAGGGCTTTTCGAAGGAAAGAGGATAGGCCGTGCCAAGAACCTGGAAAAACTGGCTGTAGAAATCAAGGCGCTCAACAAAAAGCTCGACGAAATTCAGCAGAGCATCGAAAGCAATCAGGCTGACCTGAATGCGTTGAAAGCATCGAGCAAGAAAGACAAAATTGAGGCCCTCCTCCCCGACCTGAATCAGATCAACGAGGAGTATGTTTCTATAAGAACCAAGCAGGAGCAATTTTCGAAAATGCTCACCTCCAACACTACAAAAAGGGAAGACATTATCGACAGGATTGAGGTGCTCACTGAAGAGCTGCGAACACTGCAACCAAAAGCGGAACGTGAGCAAGACCTTCAAAAAAGCGACGAAGAAGACCTGGCCTCCAAAAACAGTGAATTACAGGTTTTCCAGGAAATTTTAAGTCAAAAATCTGCAGCATTCAACCAGGAGAACATTTCGTACCACCAGCAGGAGAACAAGGTAGCCAGTATAGCCCAGGAAATTAGCTTCAAGGAAAACACCTACGAAAGCTCCAAAGAGCGGATTGAGCGCAACCAAAGCGAGTTGAAACAAACTGAAGAAGAGATCAAAGCGCTGGTGGAAAAGGCGGAGATGAATGACGATGAGCTGGTGGCGATGTACTCGGAAAGGGAAGCAATAGAAGCAGGCGTTAACGAAGCAGAAAAGGAGTATTACAGCAGCCGTGGGCTTATCGATGAACTCGAGAAAGAAAGCCGGGAGATTCAACGTCGGCGGGAAAGTACCGACCTGATGCTGATGGAGTTCCAAAATCAGCTAAACGAAACCAAGCTACAGCTGAGCGCTGTAAAAGAGCGGCTTTCCGTCGAATTCAATATCGATCTCGATGATTTGCTCAAAGAAAAGGCGCCGGAGGAAGGCGAAGAAGTAAAAGAAAATCCATTTGCCGACATTTCCGACGAAGAGCTGAGGGAGAAAGTCTCAAGGTTCAAAACCAGAATTGACAACATAGGCCCGATTAACCCGATGGCCATGGAGGCCTTTGAGGAAATCAAAGAGCGCTACGACTTTATCATCAAAGAAAAGGATGACCTGATCAAAGCCAAGGAGTCGCTGATCAGCACGATAGGCGAAATTGACGCTGTGGCCAGAGAAACTTTCCTCGATGCCTTCGAGAAGATCAGGGATAACTTTATCAAAGTATTCCGATCTCTCTTCACCGAAGAAGACGACTGCGAGTTGAAATTACTCAACCCCGACGACCCGTTGGAGAGCCCGATTGAGATCATGGCCAAACCAAAAGGCAAGCGGCCACTGACCATCAACCAACTATCAGGCGGTGAAAAGACGTTGACAGCCATCTCGCTGCTGTTCTCGATTTACCTGCTGAAGCCGGCCCCCTTCTGTATTTTCGATGAGGTTGACGCCCCACTCGACGATGCCAATATTGACAAGTTCAATAACATCATCAGAACGTTCAGCAAGGAATCGCAATTCATCATTGTGACGCACAACAAACGCACGATGTCAAGCACCGACATCATTTACGGTATCACCATGATTGAACAGGGGGTATCTAGGGTTGTGCCTGTTGACCTGAGAGAGCTGGCTTGA
- a CDS encoding MIP/aquaporin family protein translates to MNPYLGEFIGTMVLLYFGNGVNAATTLKGSYAQNAGWLTICIGWGLAVTLGIYAVGGISGAHLNPAVTLGMYAAGEFPADMIAGYMLAQMAGAFCGACLAYFHFLPHWKATEDASAKLGVFSTGPAIKSTSANILSEFMGTFILIFAILFIGANQFTEGLNPLVVGGLITAIGLSHGGTTGFAINPARDLGPRIAHAVLPVHGKGGSNWGYSWIPVLGPLAGGSTGAALYNFLFNDQVSLFLSIGVIFFAIIVILSLLENRKP, encoded by the coding sequence ATGAACCCATACCTAGGAGAATTTATTGGCACGATGGTCTTGCTGTATTTTGGCAACGGAGTCAACGCCGCCACAACACTTAAAGGAAGTTATGCACAAAACGCTGGGTGGCTCACCATTTGTATTGGTTGGGGGCTGGCGGTTACGCTCGGCATCTATGCCGTTGGCGGAATAAGCGGAGCTCATCTAAATCCGGCAGTAACGCTCGGTATGTATGCTGCAGGTGAGTTTCCTGCCGACATGATAGCAGGGTATATGCTCGCTCAAATGGCCGGTGCTTTTTGTGGCGCTTGTTTAGCGTATTTTCATTTCTTGCCTCACTGGAAAGCTACGGAAGATGCGTCTGCCAAACTGGGAGTGTTTTCGACTGGCCCGGCTATAAAAAGCACAAGTGCTAATATACTTTCGGAGTTTATGGGCACTTTCATCCTAATCTTTGCGATTTTGTTCATAGGTGCGAACCAATTTACAGAGGGATTGAACCCATTAGTAGTAGGAGGGTTGATTACGGCGATTGGTTTGTCGCACGGTGGAACCACAGGGTTCGCCATCAATCCGGCCAGAGACCTGGGCCCGAGAATAGCGCATGCAGTATTGCCTGTCCACGGTAAAGGTGGATCGAACTGGGGGTATTCATGGATACCCGTTTTGGGGCCATTGGCAGGAGGATCAACCGGAGCGGCACTCTATAATTTCCTGTTCAATGATCAGGTAAGTTTGTTTTTATCCATCGGCGTAATCTTTTTTGCTATTATTGTCATTCTCAGCCTGCTGGAAAACAGGAAGCCTTAG
- the mscL gene encoding large-conductance mechanosensitive channel protein MscL: MGILKEFKDFAMKGNIIDLATAVIIGGAFGKVVSSLVNDILMPPIGVLLGNVNFKDLKVVVQEAVGEKAAVTLNYGMFVQSIVDFVIIAFSIFVVIKAYKRMEKKREEAPAPAAPPAPTNEEKLLTEIRDLLKAQK, from the coding sequence ATGGGAATTTTAAAAGAATTCAAGGACTTTGCCATGAAAGGCAATATCATTGACCTGGCTACGGCTGTCATCATTGGTGGCGCATTCGGGAAAGTTGTGTCATCACTTGTGAATGATATACTTATGCCGCCAATAGGAGTGTTGCTCGGCAACGTCAACTTCAAGGATCTAAAAGTTGTTGTTCAGGAAGCGGTTGGTGAAAAGGCTGCAGTGACCCTTAATTATGGTATGTTCGTTCAAAGTATTGTTGATTTTGTCATTATCGCTTTTTCTATCTTCGTGGTTATAAAAGCCTACAAGCGGATGGAGAAGAAGAGAGAGGAGGCCCCTGCGCCGGCAGCTCCGCCAGCACCGACTAATGAAGAAAAGTTGCTAACCGAGATCAGAGACTTGTTGAAAGCACAAAAGTAA
- a CDS encoding calcium/sodium antiporter, with translation MTLHFVLLLVGFAILIKGADWMVSGASSLAKRINVSNLMIGLTVVAFGTSAPELTVNLFASSSGLNDAMFGNIIGSNIFNLLFILGVAGVIYPLSVQRTTVKYEIPYSLFSALLLFFLVNDAMFFGADHNSLGRIDALVLLVFFGLFMAYIIRQAKNETQPQDEIQTMTLLKSVLFVSIGIALLVGGGKLVTDHAVAIAASFGLSEKLIGLTILAAGTSLPELATSAVAAFRRNTDIAIGNVVGSNIFNILLILGINGGIREIPYNATLNMDFFVIFFGSVALLLFMFTFNRNKLDRVEAVMFLVAFVGYTGYLIYRN, from the coding sequence ATGACTCTTCACTTCGTCCTGCTACTGGTAGGATTCGCTATCCTCATAAAGGGGGCTGACTGGATGGTTAGTGGCGCTTCATCCCTTGCTAAAAGAATCAACGTATCCAATTTGATGATTGGACTTACCGTAGTTGCCTTCGGTACGTCTGCTCCGGAACTCACCGTAAACCTGTTTGCTTCGTCCAGCGGGCTGAACGACGCTATGTTCGGGAACATCATCGGAAGTAACATATTCAATCTGTTGTTCATCCTGGGAGTTGCCGGAGTCATTTATCCATTGAGTGTACAGCGGACGACTGTGAAATACGAAATTCCTTACTCATTGTTTTCTGCGCTGCTTCTTTTCTTTCTGGTCAACGATGCCATGTTTTTTGGCGCCGATCACAATTCGCTTGGCCGGATAGATGCATTGGTGCTTTTGGTCTTTTTTGGCCTATTTATGGCTTACATCATCAGGCAGGCGAAAAACGAAACCCAGCCGCAGGATGAGATTCAAACAATGACCTTGCTCAAGTCAGTCTTGTTTGTGTCTATAGGCATTGCGCTTTTGGTGGGAGGAGGTAAGCTTGTAACGGATCACGCTGTAGCAATTGCAGCAAGTTTCGGGCTAAGCGAAAAGCTGATCGGGCTGACCATTTTGGCAGCAGGCACTTCGCTGCCTGAGTTGGCCACTTCGGCCGTCGCCGCCTTTAGGCGAAACACAGACATTGCCATTGGCAACGTGGTGGGCTCCAATATTTTTAATATCCTGCTTATTTTGGGAATCAACGGAGGCATCCGGGAAATTCCCTATAACGCCACCCTGAACATGGATTTCTTCGTGATTTTTTTCGGATCTGTAGCGCTGCTGCTTTTTATGTTCACCTTCAACCGCAACAAACTCGACAGGGTAGAAGCGGTGATGTTTCTGGTGGCGTTTGTTGGCTACACGGGCTACCTGATCTACCGAAACTAG
- a CDS encoding DUF4159 domain-containing protein gives MKKVSFLALVMLSFGAIAQQDNTMKIAKLKYHGGGDWYANKTALPNLAKFCNETLGTSLAPSEDAVDVGSPEIFLYPYVYMTGHGNVLFSDPEATNLREYLISGGFLHIDDNYGLDQFVRLEMKKVFPELEFIELPFSHPIYHQKYQFAEGLPKIHEHDGKAPMGYGLIYEGRLVCFYSYECDLGNGWEDQTIYNDPETVRQKALQMGANIIAYCFTSF, from the coding sequence ATGAAGAAAGTTTCCTTTTTGGCACTTGTCATGTTGAGTTTCGGCGCTATCGCCCAGCAGGACAACACAATGAAAATTGCCAAGCTGAAATATCACGGGGGTGGCGACTGGTACGCCAATAAGACTGCACTGCCCAACCTGGCCAAATTTTGTAATGAAACCCTGGGCACGTCCCTGGCTCCCTCCGAAGATGCTGTTGATGTAGGCAGTCCTGAGATTTTTTTGTACCCCTATGTGTACATGACTGGGCATGGCAATGTGCTGTTTTCCGACCCGGAAGCTACCAATCTCAGAGAATACCTCATTTCGGGTGGATTTTTACATATCGATGACAATTATGGTCTCGATCAGTTTGTGCGCCTCGAAATGAAAAAGGTGTTTCCGGAACTGGAGTTTATAGAGCTTCCTTTTTCGCACCCCATTTACCACCAGAAGTATCAGTTTGCCGAGGGCCTGCCCAAAATACATGAACACGACGGCAAAGCCCCCATGGGGTACGGTCTTATTTATGAAGGAAGGCTTGTTTGCTTTTATTCTTACGAGTGCGACCTGGGAAACGGCTGGGAAGACCAAACGATCTACAATGACCCAGAAACGGTAAGGCAAAAGGCACTGCAAATGGGTGCCAACATTATCGCCTACTGTTTCACCAGCTTCTGA
- a CDS encoding AI-2E family transporter has product MAPSAKKEISGIQRQFYIIALIVVVVWVLMITRGLLVPLAWASFFAIFMMPFVEWMESKRMRRGLAIILAVLLFTGVIVGILATLSAQVVSISKDLPSISTRFSSSITRVQQFIVEDLGIADDTEELKSMIGSQLEEVVKWLFGNISSVGQSFFDLFLMPIYIYFILLYRDLPSRFIEKKYSESNQETIRKVFGKIQKVLRSYIVGISLFTAITAAMDIIIFLSLGLEYALFFAILVAILNLIPYVGNLIAMIIVVGYALVTKDSLLTPLLLVGLLWLANMIQENVIRPWVVGSSTEINAFAVFLSFIIGALVWGVSGMILFIPLVGIVKIILEEVPSLNAYAIFLKEWNVKPTEKKG; this is encoded by the coding sequence ATGGCTCCTTCAGCTAAAAAAGAAATCAGTGGAATTCAACGCCAGTTCTATATAATAGCACTGATAGTCGTAGTTGTCTGGGTGCTAATGATTACCCGTGGATTACTGGTACCACTGGCCTGGGCATCTTTTTTCGCCATTTTTATGATGCCATTTGTGGAATGGATGGAAAGTAAACGAATGAGGAGGGGGCTGGCTATTATCCTGGCAGTGCTGTTGTTTACCGGAGTCATAGTTGGCATTCTGGCCACGCTTTCAGCGCAAGTGGTGTCAATCAGCAAGGATCTTCCGTCCATTTCCACAAGGTTTTCTTCCAGCATTACCAGGGTTCAGCAGTTTATCGTTGAAGACCTGGGTATTGCAGATGATACCGAGGAGCTGAAGAGTATGATAGGCAGTCAACTTGAGGAAGTTGTGAAATGGCTGTTTGGGAATATTTCATCAGTTGGGCAATCTTTCTTTGACCTCTTTTTGATGCCTATTTACATCTACTTTATTCTCCTGTACAGGGATCTTCCCTCACGGTTCATTGAGAAAAAGTATAGCGAATCAAATCAGGAGACGATCAGGAAGGTCTTTGGTAAAATCCAAAAAGTGCTGCGTAGTTACATTGTCGGTATTAGCTTATTTACGGCTATCACCGCAGCCATGGACATCATTATCTTTCTCTCGCTGGGGTTGGAGTATGCCTTGTTTTTCGCCATTTTGGTGGCCATTCTTAACCTCATTCCTTACGTGGGGAATCTCATAGCAATGATAATAGTAGTGGGCTACGCTCTGGTAACGAAAGACTCACTGCTTACGCCACTGCTGTTGGTTGGTCTCCTTTGGCTCGCCAACATGATACAGGAAAATGTTATACGGCCCTGGGTGGTTGGTTCATCAACCGAAATAAATGCTTTTGCTGTTTTCTTGTCATTTATTATTGGAGCCCTGGTATGGGGGGTATCTGGAATGATACTTTTCATTCCGCTCGTCGGAATTGTAAAGATTATTCTGGAAGAGGTGCCCTCTCTCAATGCCTATGCTATCTTTTTGAAGGAGTGGAATGTGAAGCCGACCGAAAAGAAAGGCTAA